The Campylobacter concisus DNA window CTTATATTTATATTTTTAGCAGCCATTTCTTTGAGTTTAAAAGGTAAAATTTTAAAATTTATCCTAGCTTTTATCTGCCTCATCGCCGCTTTACAGTTTAAAAGTAGCGAGGCAAAAACCTTGCCATTTGACGTGGAGCTAATAAACACCGATGTCGCTCAAAGGGTGCGCTGGGATAAAAGCTTACGCATGGAATTTACAAATGAAAATCTAGACTTAATAAATAACGCCATAGCCGAGCAAAAGCGCCTCATCGTACTACCAGAGAGCGCATTTCCACTATTTATGACAAATGAGCCACTGCTTGTTGATGAGCTAAAAGAGATTTCAAAAAAGATAACCATCGTAGCTGGTGCACTAGCCTACGAAAATAAGCAAATTTATAACTCTGCATTTTTGTTTCAAAATGGCAATCTTAGGCGAATGGATAAGAAATTTTTAGTACCATTTGGAGAAGAAATTCCTTTGCCAAATTTCATGCAAGATGCGGTTAATAAGCTATTTTTTGGTGGAGCTAGCGACTTTAAAAAGGCTGAAAATTTTAGTGACTATGAGATAGACGGAGTAAAAATTAGAAACGCTATCTGCTATGAGGCGACAAGAGAGGAGCTTTACAAGGGTGAATTTAACGTGGTTGTAGCTATCACAAACAATGGCTGGTTTGTGCCAAGCAGCGAGCCTGTGCTTCAAAGGCTGCTTATAAAACACCTTGCGACAAAATATAATAAAGCAGTCTATCACAGCGTAAATGGCTCAAAAAGTGAGATCATAAAACCTAAAAAAGTATTTTGGGATGAGTTTTAAAAGAAATTTAAAGTGGCTTTTAGATAAAGCCACTTTTTTGATTATTTTTTTAGTAAAGCTTTGAAGGTATCAACCGCATCAAGCTTTTCCCAAGGGTATTTTGCATTTCCCACTTGACCTTTTGCAGCTACTTTTGCGTATAAAAACGTATCTTTACTTGGCTTATCAAGTCCAAATTTATTTGTTATCCAGCGAGGCGTTAGAGCGAAATGCTCGCTTACAAAATTTGAAAGCATATCGTCATTTATGCCATTTGCATGAGTTCCCATGGTATCAACACTAACTGAAGTTGGCTTTGCAACGCCGATCGCGTAGCTTATTTGGACGATACACTTTTTAGCAAGACCAGCAGCGACTATATTTTTAGCTATCCAGCGCGCTGCATAAAGTCCGCTGCGATCAACCTTCGTGTAGTCCTTGCTTGACTGAGCACCGCCGCCTATCGGGCTATATCCGCCAAAGCTATCAACGATTAGTTTTCTGCCTGTTAGACCGCTATCGTGAAGTGAGCTATGGTTTACATATCTACCTGTTGGGTTTATGTAAATGATCGTTTTTTCTTTATTATATAGCTCTTTTGGAAGACCAGTTTCGTCTATTAAATTTTGAATTAGTGCGCGAAGCTCTTCTATCTTCATGCTCTCAACGCAAGGGGCAGAGACAACGATAGTGTGGATGCTTTGAGGTTTGCAGTTTTCAAAGTTATCTTTGCTGCCGTAATCAATCGTAACTTGCGTTTTAATATCAACGCCAAGCTTATCAGGGTTTGCTTTGGCAAATTTATAGACTTTATCGCAAAGCATTCTTGCGTAAGTTATAGCTGCGGGCATAAATTCTTTCGCTTCGCAGCTTGCAAAACCAAACATAATACCTTGATCACCTGCTCCGATCTCACCGCTACTTTGATCAACACCTTGATTTATATCTGGGCTTTGCTGATTTATGCAAACTTTGACCTCGATATCATCTGGGTGTAAGCACTGCTCTTTTGTGAAATTACTCTTTCCATCATACCCGATATGCGCAAGAGCATCTTTTACGATCTTTTCGTAGTCTTTAAAAGAGAGTTTTACCTTTGAGTTTATCTCTCCACCTATTACTATATTTTTCCCAGCCACAAAAACTTCGCTTGCAACACGACCATTTGGATCTTGTGTTAAAATAGTATCCACTATGCTATCAGCGATTATATCAGCACATTTATCTGGATGACCTGGACTTACAACTTCAGAGGTAAATAGATACATTTTTATCCTTTTATTAACTAAAATTTTGTGCAATTGTAACAAATCTATTTAAAAAGCTAATTAATCTTTATCAAATTCTTTATATTTAAAAATTGTTTAGCTAAAATCAACAAAAAACTAATTTATTAAGGTGTCAAATGAATATGCTTAAAAACATAGCAAGAAGATACGCCGATGGAAATTTGATAGTTCAAATTTTAGTTGGTATCATCCTAGGTGCCCTAGTTGGCTTTTACACACACTACGAAGCAGCTCCTTATAACAATATCACAGCTAAAATTCAAACTATTCAAAACGAGAGTGGTTTGAGCGTAGATGAAGTTATAAAAACTCGCCTTAGTCAAGATGAAGCCAAGCAGCTAAACGAAGCCAAAGAAAAAGCCAGTTCAGCCGATTCTATCGCAGCTTCAGCTTCAGTTTTAGGCGATTTATTCAAAGGCGCTTTAAAAGCTATCGCACCAATTCTTGTCTTTGTTTTAGTGGCAACATCCATCATTTTAAGAGATTTTGGTCATACAAAAGGTATGCAAAAGATCATTACACTCTATCTAATTGGTACATTTTTAGCAGCCGTTGTTGCAGTTATTGCTAGTTTCTTATTCCCAGTGGAGCTTTCTTTAAAAGGTCTTGCAAGTGCTGATATGTCAGCGCCTCAGGGAATTACCAATGTTTTAAAAGATCTCATTTATAAAATGGTCGAAAATCCAATAAACGCCCTTGCAAATGGCAACTATATAGGCATCATTACCTGGGCAGTAGGCAGTGGTATAGCACTTAGAAATTCCACAGCTGAGACCAAAAAAGTATTTAAAGACATAAGCGATGGCGTGACTCATATCGTTAAATTTATCATTAGACTAGCTCCGTTTGGTATCTTTGGTATGGTAGCTATTAGCATTCATGAAACTGGATTTGAAGTACTTGCAGGATATCTAAAACTGATTTTAGTTCTTGTTGGAGCAATGCTTGTTGTCGCATTTATCATCTATCCAGCCATGGTTTTTGTATTAACTAGAAAAAATCCTTATCCACTTGTTATGATCTGTTTAAAAGAAAGTGCTATTTCGGCATTTTTTACAAGAAGCTCGGCCGCAAATATCCCTGTAAATATGGCACTTTGTAAAAAGCTTGGTCTAAAAGAGGAGCTTTACTCTATCTCGATCCCACTAGGTGCCACCATAAACATGGGTGGCGCAGCAGTTACCATTAGTATTCTAGCGCTTACTGCGGTAAATTCTATCCCATCTATCACAGTTACATTTGGCGATGCGCTACTTCTTTGCTTTATCTCGGCTCTTGGTGCTTGTGGTGCTTCAGGCGTAGCTGGAGGCTCACTTCTTCTAGTGCCATTAGCGTGCGGTCTTTTTGGTATCAGCAATGACATAGCAATGCAGTTTGTAACAGTTGGCTTTACGATTGGTGTTATCCAAGACTCAGTTGAAACTGCGTTAAATAGCTCATCTGATGTACTTTTTACAGCTGTCGCTTCAGAGACTTCAAACTAATCTTCATAAAATTTCAGCTAAATTTTGGCTGAAATTTTACTTTTATCCATTTTTTTGTAAAATATCCCAAAAATTTAAAGGATAAATATGCAAATTTGGGATCTAAAAGCACTTTTTGCAAACGAAAAAGAGTGCGAGCAAAACGCACTAAATTTACAAAAAGAGTGCGAGAAATTTAAAGAAAAATACCTAGAAAATTATGAAAATTTAAAAACAGACGAGTTTTTAAAGGCATTTGGCGAATATGAAAGTTTGATAGCTAAAATTTCAAAAGTAATGACTTACGCTTTTTTAAATTTTGCCAAAGATACAAGCAAAGGTGCATTTTATGCAAAGATCGATGAGATAGCGACAAAAGCAAATGAAAATTTGATATTTTTTGAGATCAAATTTAATGAGTTTAGCCCTAAAAAACAAGAAGAGATCATAAAAAGCTCTAAAAAATACGGCTACTATCTAAGCAACCTCGCCAAAGCAAAACCGCACCAACTTAGTGTTGCTGAAGAAAGAGTCTTGCTTCGCACTGCAAGCACTGGGGCTGAGGGCTTTTCGAGGCTTTTTGATGAGAGCATGAGCAAAATGAGGTTTAAATTTAAAGGCGAGCTTTTAAACGAAGAGGAAATTTTAGCAAAGCTTCATGACAACGACCAAAGCGTGCGAAAACTAGCTGCCAAGAGCCTTTCAAACGAGCTTAGCAAACACCAGCACCTTCTTGGCTACATATACAATATGATAAAAACTGATCTAAAAACGAGCTGCGAGCTGCGAAATTTCAAACTTCCTGAAGAGCCAAGACACCTTGAAAATCAAATCACCAAAAAAAGCGTTGATTCGCTCATTGCCGTAACTGAGAAAAATTTTGACCTAGTTGCTAAATTTTACGATCGAAAAAGAGAAATTTTAGGTCTTAAAAAGCTTTATGACTACGATAGATACGCGCCTCTTAGCAGCGAGGGGGAGTATAAATTTGATGAGTGCAAAAAGATAGTTTTAAAAGCATTTTCAAATTTCTCAAGCAAGTTTGGCGAGATCGCCAAAAGTGCCTTTAGTGACGGCTGGATCGACGTTTATCCAGCGCCAAACAAGCGAGGTGGCGCATTTTCTCACTCAGGATCAAGCGACACGCATCCCTATGTTTTGCTAAATCACACCAACCAACGAAGAGATCTTTTCACGCTAGCTCACGAACTTGGCCACGCCGTGCATCAAAAGCTCTCATATAATGTAAGTTATCTAAACTCAGACACGCCACTAACCACAGCTGAGACAGCTTCAGTATTTTGCGAGATGCTAGTTTTTGATCACATTAAAGACGGCCTTAGCAAAAAAGAGAAAATTTCACTGCTTGCTGGCAAGATTGAGGATATATTTGCCACGCTTTACCGCCAGATAAATTTCACCACCTTTGAAAGGGCTGTGCACGCACATGAGGGCGAGATCAGCCTAGATGAGCTAAATAAAATTTGGCTAAGAGAGAGCAAAAAGATGTTTGGCAAAAGCGTCACACTAAATGACTACTACAAAATTTGGTGGAGCTACATCCCGCACTTCATCCACACGCCATTTTACTGCTACGCTTACTCTTACGCGCAGCTTCTTGTGCTTGCGCTTTTTGGGCTTTATAAAAGTGGCAAATGCAAAAATTTTGTTGAAATTTACACCGATTTTTTGAGCCTTGGCGGCAGCCTTAGTCCAAAGGAGCTTGTGGCTAAATTTGGCTTTGATATCGATGATAAAAATTTATGGCAGATCGGTATAAACGAGGTTAAAAAGCTAGTAGATGAGTTTTTAGAAATTTCAAAGGGTTAAGATGTTAGACGAAATTTTAGATGATGAGAAATTTTCGCTTTTGATGAAGATGCACGTCTATGAGTGTATTGATTTTTTGCTTGAAAAAGGGGTAAATTTCTCAGTTATGGCAAATTTACCGCTAGTTAGCTTTGAGCCAAGCTTGCCAGATGAGATAAGTAGAAGCTTTAGCATGCCTGTCATTATGTTTTCACTTGGTGGCTATACGCTTGAGAGTGCAAAGTTAACGCAAGATGAGCTTAGCTTTGAGGCCGGCTTTGGTAGTGAAAATTTTGCCTCAGTGGCCTCTTTCCCACTTGGTGCAGTGGTTCAAATTTTGGTTGAAAATAGCCCGATCCTTGTAAATTTCTCTATCTACAAGCCAAAAGAGAAGCAAGTCGATCACGCTAAAAAATCAGCCTCAGTCTTTTTGCAAAACCCAAAAAATAAAGATATATTTAAGAAAAAATAGTAATTTTAAGCATTTTTGGCTAAAATCAAAAGAAAAATTTAAAAAGCAAAAAATGGAAAAATTACTATCAAATTTAAACGAATCTCAGCGCGAAGCAGCTACTCATATAGATGGTCCAATGCTCATACTTGCAGGAGCTGGCAGCGGCAAGACAAAGACGATCACAACTAGGCTTGCCTACCTCATCGGCGAGGTCGGTATAGATGCGGCAAATACACTAACTCTTACTTTTACAAACAAAGCCGCCAACGAGATGCGTAGTAGAGCCATGGCGATGCTAAGCCAAAGCGCTAAAAACTATTCGCCGCTACTTTGCACATTTCATAAATTTGGACTTTTGTTTTTAAAGCTATATATAGAAAAACTTGGCAGAAAAAACAACTTCGTCATAATCGACACAGATGATAAAAAACGCATCATCAAAAGCTTTGAAAGCCCGGTAGCAACTGCGATTTTGTCAAGTGAAATTTCAAACTACAAAAACTCGCTTTTAAGCGTCGAAGAGGTCCATAAAAACGCAAATTTCTCTTCATTTGATAAAAGCAAGGATAACTTTTACAAGCAGGCAGCGCAAATTTATGAAAAATATGAAGATTATCTCAAAACAAATAATCTTGTTGATTTTGACGATCTGCTCGGGCTTACATATAAAATTTTAGACGAAAACGAAGATCTCGCGAGAGAAATTTCAAACCGATACAAATATATAATGGTCGATGAGTATCAAGATACAAACGACCTTCAGTATAAACTGCTAAAAAAGCTCTGTCTATGCCACGAAAACATCTGCGTGGTTGGCGATGATGATCAAAGCATCTACGGCTGGCGCGGTGCAAAGATCGATAATATCTTAAATTTTAAAGATCAGTTTAAAGATGTAAAGATCATCAGACTTGAGAAAAACTACCGCTCGAGCGAAGCTATACTAAAGGCTGCAAACGAGCTGATAGATCATAACCGCAACCGCCTTGGCAAGAAGCTTGTGGGCACAAAAGGCGAAGGCGAAGCCGTAAATTTGATAGAGAGCTTTGATGAGAGCGTCGAGGCTGGCAAGATCGCAAAATGTATAAAAGAGCTTTTAAGCAAAGGCGTGCAAGCAAAAGATATCGCGATCTTATACCGCATAAATGCGCTCTCTCGCTCGCTTGAAGATGGGCTAAATAAAGAGCAGATCGCTTATAAAATGGTCGGCGGCGTAAAATTTTACGAACGAGCTGAGATCAAAGACATTATTAGCTACCTAAGGCTTATAAATAATCCAAACGATGATTTTTCAATAAGGCGCATCATTAATCGCCCAAAGCGAGGACTAGGCAAAGTTAGTCTTGATAAGCTTGAAAAAATGGCATTTGATGGCAAAATTTCCATCTTTGAGGCAATCTCAAATATCTCTGATAACGACGAAGCCTTTAGTAAAAAGGTGAAATCGGCACTTGTTGAGTTTGCAAACAACCTTAAAGAGCTTCAAGAAAGTAGCTCAGTTTTTGACCTGATAGATAAATTTGAAGCTAAATTTGGCGTGAAAAAATACTACGAGAGCTTGCCAGATGGTGCTGAAAGAGCGGCGAACATCGACGAGTTTTACGCTGTTTTAAAAGATCAGATCAAGCAAAATCCAAGCTTTGATCTAGAGGAATTTCTAAACGAGATCACGCTAACAAGTGAGCAAGACGGCATCAGCGATGAGGCTATAAGTATTATGAGCGTGCATGCGAGCAAGGGGCTTGAGTTTGAGCACCTTTTTGTGATCGGCCTTGAAGAAGGATTTTTCCCACTCATTGGCGATGGCAGTGACATCGAAGAAGAACGAAGGCTTGCATACGTGGCGATAACAAGAGCTAAAAAAACACTTAGCCTAAGCTTTGCAAATTCGCGCTTTTACAAAGGTCAGCGCACAAGGCTAAATAAAAGCAGATTTTTAAGCGAGAGTGGTATCACGCATGGCTCGCTAGTTATCGAACAGAGTAATGAATTTAAAAAAGGCGACCTTGTTAAACATAAAATTTTTGGTATCGGCAGGGTGAGTGCGGTTAGCAAGATCAAAAAAGAGTTTAAGCTGACCATAAATTTTGGTGGCAATGTAAGAGAGATAATGTCAAGCTTCGTGGAAAAGGCCGTATGAACGCCATTTTCGTGGCAAATAAGCCAGCTGGCATGAGCTCAAACCACTTTTTAGGGCGATTAAAGAGAAAATACGGCGTTAAAAAAGCTGGATTTTCAGGCACACTTGATCCATTTGCTAGCGGCTGCCTAATAGTCGCTTTTGGCTCGTATACGAAATTTTTTAGATTTTTAGATAAAAGTCCAAAAGTCTATGAAACTACGATCTGGCTTGGGGCGAGTAGTCCTAGCATGGACAATGAAAATATCACTGAAATTTCAAATGTAAAAGAGATAAATTTAGAAAAACTTGAAGCCATAAGAAGTGAGCTAACTGGTAAGATAAGCTACATCCCGCCAAAATTTAGCGCCAAGCACATAAATGGTACAAGAGCCTACAAGCTAGCTAGAAACGGCGAAGAATTTGAGCTAAAGACAGAAACGATGGAAATTTTTGATAGCCAAATTTTAAACTATTCGCACCCATTTTTAACTATCCGTCTAAGCGTAAGCGAAGGAAGTTATATCCGTTCGTATGCAGAAATTTTTGGGAAAAGGCTTGGTTATAATGTAACTTTAAGCTCATTAAAAAGGATAAGTGAAGGCAAATTTTGCTACGAAAATGAAAAATTTTTGAATATTTGTGATTTTTTAAACATTCAGAATAATACATACTTTGGGGATATAAACGATATTCTTGATGGTAAGAAATTAAAAATTAACGATTTTGAAACACAAAAGCAAGGAATTTATTTGCTAAATTATGATAAATTTATGAGCGTAATCCAAATCACGGATGATACTATAAATTACACTCTAAATAAGGTTGAAAAATGTTAATCCTAGCAAGAAAAGAAAATGAAGAAATTTTAATAGGAAATGACATAAAAGTTGTCATAGTAAATATTTCAAAAAATACCGTTAAACTCGGTATAGAAGCGCCACGAAATACAATGATACTAAGAAGTGAACTAGCAAATGATATCAAAAACGAAAATATCCATGCCACAAAAACTGCAAGTGAAGCCGATATCCACGAGCTAGCTAAAAAAATCGAGAAATGAAAAGCTTTGCAAAGATAAATATATTTTTAAAGATAGTTGGCACTAGAGGTAGCTACCACGAAATTTTATCGCGCTTTATCCACTGTGAGCAGCTTTTTGATGAAATTTATTTTAAAAAGTCAGATTCATTTGCCATAGAATGCAACAACCACGATATAAAAGATAACATCATTCAAAAAGCGATAGATGAGCTAAAAAGAGCTGGCTTTTCAAACGAGCTTGACGAGTTTTTTAGCTCCCATAAAATCATCATCAACAAAAATATCCCAATTGGTGCTGGTCTTGGTGGAGGTAGTTCAAACGCTGCCACCTTTTTAATTATGGTAAATGACGAGCTAAATTTAAATATAAAACATGAAAATTTGATGCAAATAGCGTCTAAAATCGGCGCAGATGTCGCTTTTTTCGTAAGTGGCTACAAGGCAGCAAATGTAAGCGGCATAGGTGAGATCATAGAAGAATTTGATGATGAAGTGCCTGGTTTAAATATCTTCACGCCAAATGTCTTTTGCTCTACACCGGCGGTTTATCAAGAATTTAGAAGCAATTTCTTACAATACATAGACGTTAATGTTGCAAAAAAGATGCAAAATTTAAAGAGCAAAGAGCTACTTGAAATTTATAAAAATAGGGAGTTAAACGATCTTTTTGCCCCATGCTTCAAGCTCTATCCACAAATGAATGAGTTTAAAGATAAATTTCTAAGTGGTAGCGGCAGTAGCGTATTTAGCGTAAAATAAAAGGTAAAATTTTGATAAAAGATCTAGCAAAAAACAAGAAAGCTCTGCACGACTTTAGCATACTTGAGACCTTCGAGGCTGGCATTGTATTAAAAGGTAGCGAAGTCAAAGCACTAAGGGCCGGCAGAGCAAATTTAAAAGATAGCTTTGTGCGTGTCATAAAGGGTGAGCTTTTTTTATTAAACGCCCACATTAGTTATCTTGAGACTACGCATAGCGCATTTCGTCCAAATGAGCGAGCAGCCAGAAAACTTTTGATGCATAGAAAGCAGATCGATAAAATTTTTGGTCAAGTCTCACAAGATGGGCTTACTTTGGTTGTTTTGGCACTTTATCTAAGCGATAAAAACATCGTAAAAGCAAGACTAGCCATTGCAAAAGGTAAAAATTTACACGATAAACGCGAGACTCTAAAAAGACGCGAGGCAGACAAAGAGGCAAGAGCTGCCATAAAAAGATACGTTTAAGGGATAAGATGAAGAATTTGCTTGTTTTAATAATCACTTTATTTGCTTTTTTTGGTTGTGGTGAAGATGAGAGCGGCAGTGTAAATTTTAAAGAATTTAGTCCAA harbors:
- the truB gene encoding tRNA pseudouridine(55) synthase TruB gives rise to the protein MNAIFVANKPAGMSSNHFLGRLKRKYGVKKAGFSGTLDPFASGCLIVAFGSYTKFFRFLDKSPKVYETTIWLGASSPSMDNENITEISNVKEINLEKLEAIRSELTGKISYIPPKFSAKHINGTRAYKLARNGEEFELKTETMEIFDSQILNYSHPFLTIRLSVSEGSYIRSYAEIFGKRLGYNVTLSSLKRISEGKFCYENEKFLNICDFLNIQNNTYFGDINDILDGKKLKINDFETQKQGIYLLNYDKFMSVIQITDDTINYTLNKVEKC
- the smpB gene encoding SsrA-binding protein SmpB, translating into MKDLAKNKKALHDFSILETFEAGIVLKGSEVKALRAGRANLKDSFVRVIKGELFLLNAHISYLETTHSAFRPNERAARKLLMHRKQIDKIFGQVSQDGLTLVVLALYLSDKNIVKARLAIAKGKNLHDKRETLKRREADKEARAAIKRYV
- a CDS encoding apolipoprotein N-acyltransferase gives rise to the protein MLKNQRFAWISLFVRFLNGHFSTKIIIKAFVGAFLLSNFIFLSLFENLLLNFISPFLTLTGIYIIINLSRAGFFAVGFFTGILWFYWISFSFIYYDLIWLIPFAILFVAIVYGFMFWVASFPSFVVLRAVLLFLVSYVHPFGFNWFNLEATLVLGPFEPSIRGLIFIFLAAISLSLKGKILKFILAFICLIAALQFKSSEAKTLPFDVELINTDVAQRVRWDKSLRMEFTNENLDLINNAIAEQKRLIVLPESAFPLFMTNEPLLVDELKEISKKITIVAGALAYENKQIYNSAFLFQNGNLRRMDKKFLVPFGEEIPLPNFMQDAVNKLFFGGASDFKKAENFSDYEIDGVKIRNAICYEATREELYKGEFNVVVAITNNGWFVPSSEPVLQRLLIKHLATKYNKAVYHSVNGSKSEIIKPKKVFWDEF
- the metK gene encoding methionine adenosyltransferase, which gives rise to MYLFTSEVVSPGHPDKCADIIADSIVDTILTQDPNGRVASEVFVAGKNIVIGGEINSKVKLSFKDYEKIVKDALAHIGYDGKSNFTKEQCLHPDDIEVKVCINQQSPDINQGVDQSSGEIGAGDQGIMFGFASCEAKEFMPAAITYARMLCDKVYKFAKANPDKLGVDIKTQVTIDYGSKDNFENCKPQSIHTIVVSAPCVESMKIEELRALIQNLIDETGLPKELYNKEKTIIYINPTGRYVNHSSLHDSGLTGRKLIVDSFGGYSPIGGGAQSSKDYTKVDRSGLYAARWIAKNIVAAGLAKKCIVQISYAIGVAKPTSVSVDTMGTHANGINDDMLSNFVSEHFALTPRWITNKFGLDKPSKDTFLYAKVAAKGQVGNAKYPWEKLDAVDTFKALLKK
- a CDS encoding M3 family oligoendopeptidase, with amino-acid sequence MQIWDLKALFANEKECEQNALNLQKECEKFKEKYLENYENLKTDEFLKAFGEYESLIAKISKVMTYAFLNFAKDTSKGAFYAKIDEIATKANENLIFFEIKFNEFSPKKQEEIIKSSKKYGYYLSNLAKAKPHQLSVAEERVLLRTASTGAEGFSRLFDESMSKMRFKFKGELLNEEEILAKLHDNDQSVRKLAAKSLSNELSKHQHLLGYIYNMIKTDLKTSCELRNFKLPEEPRHLENQITKKSVDSLIAVTEKNFDLVAKFYDRKREILGLKKLYDYDRYAPLSSEGEYKFDECKKIVLKAFSNFSSKFGEIAKSAFSDGWIDVYPAPNKRGGAFSHSGSSDTHPYVLLNHTNQRRDLFTLAHELGHAVHQKLSYNVSYLNSDTPLTTAETASVFCEMLVFDHIKDGLSKKEKISLLAGKIEDIFATLYRQINFTTFERAVHAHEGEISLDELNKIWLRESKKMFGKSVTLNDYYKIWWSYIPHFIHTPFYCYAYSYAQLLVLALFGLYKSGKCKNFVEIYTDFLSLGGSLSPKELVAKFGFDIDDKNLWQIGINEVKKLVDEFLEISKG
- a CDS encoding 4-(cytidine 5'-diphospho)-2-C-methyl-D-erythritol kinase yields the protein MKSFAKINIFLKIVGTRGSYHEILSRFIHCEQLFDEIYFKKSDSFAIECNNHDIKDNIIQKAIDELKRAGFSNELDEFFSSHKIIINKNIPIGAGLGGGSSNAATFLIMVNDELNLNIKHENLMQIASKIGADVAFFVSGYKAANVSGIGEIIEEFDDEVPGLNIFTPNVFCSTPAVYQEFRSNFLQYIDVNVAKKMQNLKSKELLEIYKNRELNDLFAPCFKLYPQMNEFKDKFLSGSGSSVFSVK
- the sstT gene encoding serine/threonine transporter SstT — encoded protein: MNMLKNIARRYADGNLIVQILVGIILGALVGFYTHYEAAPYNNITAKIQTIQNESGLSVDEVIKTRLSQDEAKQLNEAKEKASSADSIAASASVLGDLFKGALKAIAPILVFVLVATSIILRDFGHTKGMQKIITLYLIGTFLAAVVAVIASFLFPVELSLKGLASADMSAPQGITNVLKDLIYKMVENPINALANGNYIGIITWAVGSGIALRNSTAETKKVFKDISDGVTHIVKFIIRLAPFGIFGMVAISIHETGFEVLAGYLKLILVLVGAMLVVAFIIYPAMVFVLTRKNPYPLVMICLKESAISAFFTRSSAANIPVNMALCKKLGLKEELYSISIPLGATINMGGAAVTISILALTAVNSIPSITVTFGDALLLCFISALGACGASGVAGGSLLLVPLACGLFGISNDIAMQFVTVGFTIGVIQDSVETALNSSSDVLFTAVASETSN
- the csrA gene encoding carbon storage regulator CsrA, which codes for MLILARKENEEILIGNDIKVVIVNISKNTVKLGIEAPRNTMILRSELANDIKNENIHATKTASEADIHELAKKIEK
- a CDS encoding ATP-dependent helicase, which produces MEKLLSNLNESQREAATHIDGPMLILAGAGSGKTKTITTRLAYLIGEVGIDAANTLTLTFTNKAANEMRSRAMAMLSQSAKNYSPLLCTFHKFGLLFLKLYIEKLGRKNNFVIIDTDDKKRIIKSFESPVATAILSSEISNYKNSLLSVEEVHKNANFSSFDKSKDNFYKQAAQIYEKYEDYLKTNNLVDFDDLLGLTYKILDENEDLAREISNRYKYIMVDEYQDTNDLQYKLLKKLCLCHENICVVGDDDQSIYGWRGAKIDNILNFKDQFKDVKIIRLEKNYRSSEAILKAANELIDHNRNRLGKKLVGTKGEGEAVNLIESFDESVEAGKIAKCIKELLSKGVQAKDIAILYRINALSRSLEDGLNKEQIAYKMVGGVKFYERAEIKDIISYLRLINNPNDDFSIRRIINRPKRGLGKVSLDKLEKMAFDGKISIFEAISNISDNDEAFSKKVKSALVEFANNLKELQESSSVFDLIDKFEAKFGVKKYYESLPDGAERAANIDEFYAVLKDQIKQNPSFDLEEFLNEITLTSEQDGISDEAISIMSVHASKGLEFEHLFVIGLEEGFFPLIGDGSDIEEERRLAYVAITRAKKTLSLSFANSRFYKGQRTRLNKSRFLSESGITHGSLVIEQSNEFKKGDLVKHKIFGIGRVSAVSKIKKEFKLTINFGGNVREIMSSFVEKAV